The Lentisphaera araneosa HTCC2155 genome has a window encoding:
- a CDS encoding type II secretion system protein encodes MKKHFTLIELLVSIAIIGILASFLLPTLSKSRKQARSTLCQSKIRQIGMATFAYSTDNNNYAAYNDSSATSYWTRRLSTQAYLPEINTLNSNANTSPYKCPEGAELDSYYTSNYSQNFRLGLRSEGGVAYEKYNMSSEHASSTVLHMDSFGTAITLWKGNLQENKVFNADPNTSVARHLQKANTSFLDGHIESMNGTRLIQIESEASTTNFWIP; translated from the coding sequence ATGAAAAAACATTTCACTCTTATCGAATTATTGGTCTCAATCGCCATTATTGGCATTTTGGCGAGTTTCTTATTACCCACACTAAGCAAATCGCGAAAACAAGCACGTTCAACTCTCTGCCAAAGTAAAATCAGACAAATTGGCATGGCCACGTTTGCTTATTCAACTGACAACAATAACTACGCCGCTTACAATGATTCTTCTGCAACATCTTATTGGACAAGACGCCTCTCTACCCAAGCCTACTTACCAGAAATTAATACACTTAATAGCAATGCAAATACGAGCCCCTATAAATGTCCAGAAGGTGCCGAACTCGACAGCTATTACACCAGTAACTATTCACAAAATTTTCGATTGGGCTTAAGGTCTGAGGGCGGAGTAGCCTACGAAAAATATAACATGAGTAGTGAGCATGCCTCCTCCACCGTCTTGCACATGGACTCCTTCGGAACTGCTATAACGCTATGGAAGGGAAACCTACAAGAAAATAAAGTTTTTAATGCTGACCCAAATACAAGTGTTGCAAGACATCTACAAAAAGCCAACACCTCATTCCTTGATGGCCACATAGAATCTATGAACGGAACTCGTCTAATCCAAATAGAAAGTGAAGCCTCAACTACAAATTTCTGGATACCTTAG
- the ribF gene encoding riboflavin biosynthesis protein RibF codes for MLLCHSLQELQNHGINDVSIACGNFDGIHRGHRKLLQKAIDQGKENNSTPVVLSFSPHPREFFTGQCIPTLSSLERRLKTFESLGIKALVILPFNKGLAETPPRDFIKNHLLESGINLTDFCVGREWLFGADRKGDINLLQEYSDHFTTHPVDEYLLDGEAVSSSRIRKALEEHKFAEAERLLSHKWYLSGKVVKGLGLASEKLKTPTANIDTGIPLLPISGVFAVHAKIDRQVYTGILNIGSAPTFLEKQQHNQHVELHIFDFSGELYDKEVSIHIHRFIRDEKKFDSPDELKKQIQHDIAQARQIL; via the coding sequence ATGCTCCTCTGCCATTCTTTACAGGAACTTCAAAACCATGGCATCAATGATGTCAGCATTGCCTGTGGAAACTTTGACGGAATTCATCGCGGACATCGCAAGCTTCTCCAAAAAGCTATCGATCAAGGGAAAGAAAACAATTCCACACCAGTGGTTTTAAGTTTTTCTCCACATCCGCGAGAATTCTTTACAGGCCAATGCATCCCCACCCTCTCCTCATTAGAGAGGCGACTCAAGACTTTTGAGTCACTGGGTATCAAAGCCCTCGTCATCCTCCCTTTTAACAAAGGATTAGCCGAGACACCACCTCGTGATTTCATCAAAAATCACCTTTTAGAAAGTGGAATCAATTTGACTGACTTTTGCGTTGGTCGCGAATGGCTCTTTGGTGCAGACCGTAAGGGCGACATCAATCTTCTTCAAGAATATTCAGACCATTTTACCACTCACCCCGTAGACGAATACCTCCTCGATGGCGAAGCAGTTTCTAGCTCTCGCATCCGCAAAGCGCTCGAAGAACACAAGTTCGCCGAAGCCGAGCGCCTGCTCAGCCACAAGTGGTATCTTTCGGGCAAAGTCGTCAAAGGCCTTGGACTCGCTAGCGAAAAACTAAAAACGCCAACCGCAAATATTGATACTGGCATCCCACTCTTGCCGATATCGGGTGTGTTTGCCGTTCACGCAAAAATTGATCGCCAAGTTTACACAGGAATTTTAAATATTGGTTCCGCGCCTACTTTTCTAGAAAAACAGCAACACAACCAACATGTGGAACTTCATATCTTTGACTTTTCAGGAGAACTTTACGACAAAGAAGTGAGTATTCATATCCATAGATTTATTAGAGACGAAAAAAAGTTTGATTCACCAGATGAATTAAAAAAGCAGATCCAACATGACATTGCCCAAGCTCGTCAAATTCTGTGA
- a CDS encoding acyl-CoA thioesterase, with the protein MDKTKKKTANKMILIGTNLCKKSDLGIHNNLFGGTMLSWIDEAAVAYCAAVCYTPNLVTLKLDEVTFKAPVKENNLIKLYGEVIKVGGSTITIHVEARKFNVYTHEETTVTDTKLIFVRIDEEGNPVPIAEHVRERF; encoded by the coding sequence ATGGATAAAACAAAAAAAAAGACTGCAAATAAGATGATTTTGATAGGCACCAACTTATGTAAAAAAAGTGACCTTGGAATACACAACAATTTATTTGGCGGCACTATGCTTTCTTGGATTGATGAAGCTGCAGTAGCCTATTGCGCAGCGGTTTGTTATACTCCAAACCTTGTTACTCTCAAACTTGATGAAGTTACTTTTAAAGCTCCAGTAAAAGAAAATAACCTAATTAAGCTTTATGGCGAAGTCATAAAAGTGGGAGGTTCAACAATAACTATCCACGTGGAAGCAAGAAAGTTTAACGTCTATACTCATGAAGAAACAACTGTAACAGATACTAAACTAATTTTTGTTAGAATAGATGAAGAGGGGAATCCAGTGCCAATTGCCGAGCATGTAAGAGAACGTTTTTAA
- the cysM gene encoding cysteine synthase CysM yields the protein MDFTDLIGKTPLLELKNLSPNKKVKVFAKLEGNNPGGSVKDRAAFYMISDAEMQGTLKPGMKIIEATSGNTGIALSMIASVKGYEIELAMPENSTQERVDAMKAFGAKVTLTESMETAIDYAKSKVEEGGYVMLNQFGNKANPEAHYRGTAPEIWAATQGQVTHFVSSMGTTGTIMGTSRYLKERNPNIQIVGCQPADGAKIPGIRRWPKEYLPTIYEEDRVDKIYDIRQEDAEEMMRQLGRQEGVFCGISSGGSVWAAIELAKTLEEGLIVAIVCDRGDRYLSTGLFGQ from the coding sequence ATGGACTTTACTGATTTAATCGGCAAGACACCGCTACTAGAACTTAAAAACTTGTCTCCCAATAAGAAGGTTAAGGTCTTTGCGAAGCTTGAGGGGAATAACCCAGGTGGTAGCGTTAAAGATCGTGCTGCTTTTTATATGATTTCTGATGCGGAAATGCAGGGCACCTTAAAGCCTGGAATGAAAATCATTGAGGCTACTAGCGGCAATACTGGTATTGCTTTGTCAATGATTGCTTCAGTTAAAGGTTATGAAATTGAGTTGGCTATGCCCGAAAACTCTACTCAAGAACGTGTTGATGCTATGAAAGCTTTTGGTGCGAAAGTTACTTTGACAGAGTCTATGGAGACGGCCATTGACTATGCGAAAAGCAAGGTGGAAGAGGGCGGTTATGTGATGCTCAATCAATTTGGTAATAAAGCTAACCCTGAGGCGCATTATCGTGGGACTGCTCCAGAGATTTGGGCTGCGACTCAAGGTCAAGTAACTCATTTTGTATCTTCAATGGGAACAACTGGTACAATTATGGGAACTTCACGTTATTTAAAGGAACGTAATCCAAATATTCAAATTGTGGGCTGTCAGCCTGCAGATGGAGCAAAAATCCCTGGTATAAGACGGTGGCCTAAGGAATACCTTCCAACAATTTATGAGGAGGACCGCGTCGATAAAATTTACGATATTAGGCAGGAAGATGCCGAAGAGATGATGCGTCAGTTAGGTCGTCAGGAGGGCGTCTTCTGTGGTATCTCATCAGGTGGTTCTGTATGGGCCGCAATAGAGTTAGCAAAGACTTTGGAAGAGGGCTTAATTGTTGCTATTGTTTGTGATCGTGGTGATCGCTATTTATCAACAGGGCTTTTTGGTCAATAA
- a CDS encoding aspartate/glutamate racemase family protein: MCRECKKLRPNSNYIIIEDKSFFPYGNKSIAQLEENFREIAQTIKNTKPISLILACNTASTHALEIFRNILDCPVIGTVPPIKLAVANSPNKCIALLATPATTHSSYTKQLINDFAQDAKIHLIPTPLLASISENYVANQSFCQESLSKELAPLANIAELDTIALACTHYHLIKDEISKLYPKCKIIDCSPAIAKQFDRVSPPIFNQTPFVQRCYL, translated from the coding sequence ATTTGTCGTGAATGTAAAAAACTCCGTCCCAACTCAAATTATATCATCATAGAAGACAAAAGCTTTTTTCCCTACGGCAACAAAAGCATTGCCCAACTTGAAGAAAATTTCAGAGAAATAGCTCAGACGATCAAGAACACAAAACCTATTTCTCTCATCCTAGCCTGTAACACCGCCAGTACTCATGCCTTAGAAATTTTCAGAAACATCCTTGATTGCCCCGTCATCGGCACTGTTCCGCCTATTAAACTGGCCGTCGCTAATAGCCCAAACAAATGCATCGCACTACTCGCCACTCCGGCAACAACTCACAGCTCTTACACAAAACAACTTATTAACGATTTTGCGCAAGACGCAAAAATCCATCTCATCCCGACTCCACTCTTAGCCAGCATTAGTGAAAACTACGTCGCTAATCAATCTTTTTGCCAGGAATCACTTAGCAAAGAACTTGCGCCCCTCGCAAATATTGCAGAACTCGACACCATTGCTTTAGCTTGTACGCATTATCACCTTATTAAAGATGAAATTAGCAAGCTTTACCCTAAGTGTAAAATAATTGACTGTTCCCCAGCTATTGCTAAACAATTTGATCGAGTTTCTCCCCCAATATTCAATCAAACTCCCTTCGTCCAACGCTGCTATCTCTAA
- a CDS encoding rhodanese-like domain-containing protein: MKAHLEQMKEELAAGTAQLLDVREFNEWQEGHLKQALFAPLSNLEAGDEPDDVDLELKTYLHCRSGQRVHMAAPLLEDLGINEVIPLDEGFVELVTEGFEA; this comes from the coding sequence ATGAAAGCACATTTAGAACAAATGAAAGAAGAGCTAGCAGCTGGTACAGCACAGCTTCTCGACGTAAGAGAATTTAATGAATGGCAGGAAGGCCACCTCAAACAAGCTCTTTTCGCCCCTCTATCAAATCTCGAAGCAGGTGATGAACCTGATGATGTAGATTTAGAATTAAAAACATACCTCCATTGCCGCAGTGGTCAGCGTGTGCACATGGCTGCTCCACTTCTCGAAGACCTTGGCATTAATGAAGTCATCCCACTCGATGAAGGTTTTGTTGAATTAGTAACAGAAGGTTTCGAAGCCTAA
- the truB gene encoding tRNA pseudouridine(55) synthase TruB, with the protein MGRRRRKNPTPDFDGILLVDKPKEWTSHDVVNLVRNRYRFNKVGHCGTLDPLATGLIVVVIGKATKLASKLTSDDKTYITEMTLGRETASHDEEGETTREASFDHVTEEQIQQCAKDFTGDQMQIPPMVSALKKDGKKLYELARQGIEVEREARPVTFHSLDIDKIDLPKVHFTLHCSKGSYVRVLCHDMGRKLETAAYMSNLRRTQSGQFLLDNAVEVAHLKTIEREDAEKFIIPIDQVEIAED; encoded by the coding sequence ATGGGACGTCGCCGTAGAAAAAACCCCACACCAGATTTTGATGGCATCCTCCTCGTTGACAAGCCCAAAGAGTGGACATCTCATGACGTTGTCAACTTAGTTCGCAATCGTTACCGATTTAACAAAGTTGGCCACTGTGGCACACTCGATCCTTTAGCGACGGGGCTCATTGTCGTCGTTATTGGCAAAGCCACAAAACTCGCTAGCAAACTTACTTCCGATGATAAAACTTATATCACTGAAATGACTTTAGGTCGCGAGACAGCCTCTCATGATGAAGAAGGGGAAACAACTCGCGAAGCGAGCTTTGATCACGTGACTGAAGAACAAATCCAGCAATGCGCCAAAGATTTCACTGGCGATCAAATGCAAATTCCGCCCATGGTTTCTGCTCTCAAAAAAGATGGGAAAAAACTTTACGAGCTCGCACGCCAAGGAATTGAAGTTGAACGCGAAGCTCGCCCCGTCACTTTCCATAGTCTAGACATCGATAAAATTGATCTCCCAAAAGTTCACTTCACACTTCATTGTTCTAAAGGCTCCTATGTTCGGGTTCTTTGCCACGACATGGGAAGAAAGCTTGAGACAGCCGCATACATGAGCAATTTGCGAAGAACGCAAAGCGGACAATTCTTACTCGATAATGCCGTTGAAGTCGCTCACTTAAAAACAATTGAGCGCGAAGACGCTGAGAAATTTATTATCCCTATTGATCAAGTGGAAATAGCCGAAGACTAA
- a CDS encoding OsmC family protein has protein sequence MEIKLKRVEGMQFDCVSGEGHTVRIDGPPSIGGTDTGPRPMEMVLVGLAGCSAVDVLMILGKQRQNPADVELTVTAERADAVPAVFTKINIHVSCIGGDVSLKKLEKACELSMEKYCSVSRMLEPTVEITHTCAVK, from the coding sequence ATGGAAATCAAATTAAAACGCGTTGAGGGAATGCAGTTTGACTGCGTCAGTGGTGAAGGCCACACAGTAAGAATTGATGGTCCTCCTTCAATTGGTGGTACGGATACGGGTCCTCGCCCAATGGAAATGGTTTTAGTGGGCCTTGCGGGTTGTTCAGCAGTTGACGTGTTGATGATTTTAGGCAAGCAACGCCAAAACCCTGCTGATGTTGAATTGACTGTCACGGCTGAACGCGCAGATGCCGTTCCTGCGGTATTCACAAAAATTAATATCCACGTAAGTTGCATTGGTGGTGACGTTAGCCTCAAAAAATTAGAGAAAGCTTGTGAGCTTTCTATGGAAAAATATTGTTCTGTTTCACGCATGCTTGAGCCAACGGTAGAAATCACCCATACTTGCGCTGTAAAATAG
- a CDS encoding ThuA domain-containing protein → MKKILSLCTMFTMATSLMAQKPHAPEKQAELDAQVVKAMPSVKALAKPAKTRKILVLSKVAGWYHSSIETGKTCFKEMAKVSGAFEAVFNDDSSYYTNANLAKYDAILFNNTSYSQDYFNAEQRKAILDFIRNGGGFIGVHAASDCGTSAKKAKTTWPEITEMIGGAFDGHPWTRKGMYGIRNEDPEHKILQPLKGKGFKISDELYKYKDYKRENQRVLLTIDMEESYHKNGRKDHDHALLWVKNYGKGRVFFSAFGHNEHVFYNPMILQTWLNGIQFALGDLDVKTEALPIPKEHKDFKPQENK, encoded by the coding sequence ATGAAAAAAATTCTTTCTCTATGTACAATGTTTACTATGGCAACGAGCTTGATGGCTCAAAAACCTCATGCCCCTGAGAAGCAGGCTGAGTTAGATGCTCAGGTTGTCAAAGCTATGCCGTCGGTGAAGGCACTTGCGAAGCCCGCAAAAACGCGCAAAATCCTCGTCTTATCCAAGGTTGCGGGTTGGTACCATAGCTCAATTGAAACGGGAAAGACTTGTTTCAAAGAAATGGCTAAGGTAAGTGGTGCGTTTGAGGCGGTATTTAACGATGATTCATCTTATTATACAAATGCGAACCTCGCAAAATATGATGCAATTCTTTTCAATAACACATCTTATTCACAAGATTATTTTAACGCTGAACAGCGCAAGGCGATTCTTGACTTCATTCGCAATGGCGGTGGTTTTATTGGCGTTCATGCAGCGTCAGATTGTGGGACTTCAGCTAAAAAGGCAAAAACGACTTGGCCTGAAATTACAGAGATGATTGGTGGTGCGTTTGATGGCCATCCCTGGACGAGAAAAGGCATGTATGGAATTCGTAATGAGGATCCCGAGCACAAAATCCTTCAGCCCCTAAAAGGTAAAGGCTTTAAGATTTCCGATGAACTTTACAAGTACAAAGATTACAAACGTGAGAATCAGCGTGTTTTATTGACAATTGATATGGAAGAGTCCTATCACAAAAATGGTCGAAAAGATCACGATCACGCCCTTTTGTGGGTTAAGAATTATGGTAAAGGGCGTGTTTTTTTCAGTGCCTTCGGTCACAATGAACATGTTTTCTATAATCCAATGATACTTCAAACATGGTTGAATGGGATTCAATTTGCACTCGGTGATCTCGATGTAAAAACGGAAGCGTTACCAATTCCTAAAGAGCATAAGGATTTTAAGCCGCAAGAAAATAAATAA
- a CDS encoding AAA family ATPase: MKSLYIAATSQHVGKTTNTLGMLAALQKRNVKVGYSKPLGQQFHTVKGKRVDKDAVLFSETLKTFELIPDIHSPVILGPGDTAELLDDPKTDVLERKILHAAETLNKDYEFTLYEGTGHPGVGSVVGLSNARVAELLETRVVLVLEGGIGNTIDRLALCKALFDAHGVQIVGVILNKVLPQKMDKIRQYVEPWIEANGMQLLGLMPYDSQLVYPSIKHVVKVVKGEVISGAQETMNTLVHEALAGGTSNPSGDHPPENLLLVVSRGRFLESLHHQQKLASEQGRDFKLAGVMLTSKGHVSSKALKICEEQGIPVITTDFDTYQAVVKMSHLVAKIDTKSPAKVQRAIDLFEENIDMEKLLKLVE; encoded by the coding sequence ATGAAGTCACTGTACATAGCTGCAACCAGCCAACACGTAGGTAAGACAACAAATACATTGGGGATGCTAGCTGCTTTGCAGAAGCGCAATGTGAAAGTGGGTTATTCAAAACCTTTGGGACAGCAATTTCATACAGTTAAAGGAAAACGTGTAGACAAGGATGCGGTTCTTTTTTCCGAAACTTTGAAGACTTTTGAACTTATCCCAGATATTCATTCGCCCGTCATTTTAGGGCCGGGCGACACCGCGGAACTTTTGGATGATCCAAAAACAGATGTACTTGAACGTAAAATTCTCCATGCGGCGGAAACCCTCAATAAAGATTATGAATTCACTCTCTACGAAGGGACTGGGCATCCTGGTGTTGGTTCCGTTGTGGGCTTGTCGAATGCACGTGTTGCGGAGCTCTTAGAGACCCGTGTGGTGTTAGTTCTCGAAGGTGGAATTGGTAATACGATTGACCGCTTGGCCCTCTGTAAAGCTTTATTCGATGCTCATGGTGTTCAGATTGTTGGCGTCATTCTCAATAAAGTACTACCTCAAAAAATGGATAAAATTCGTCAGTATGTGGAGCCTTGGATCGAAGCCAATGGAATGCAGTTGCTCGGACTAATGCCTTATGATTCACAGCTTGTTTATCCATCGATTAAGCACGTCGTTAAAGTCGTAAAAGGTGAAGTGATTAGTGGAGCTCAGGAAACGATGAACACTCTAGTGCATGAAGCTTTGGCGGGTGGTACTTCAAATCCTAGTGGCGATCACCCTCCAGAAAATCTTCTTTTGGTCGTGAGTCGTGGCCGTTTCTTAGAGTCTTTGCATCATCAACAAAAATTAGCAAGTGAGCAAGGTCGTGACTTTAAGCTCGCAGGTGTGATGTTAACTTCCAAGGGGCATGTGAGTTCAAAAGCTCTGAAGATATGTGAAGAGCAAGGCATTCCAGTGATTACAACTGATTTTGATACCTATCAGGCAGTCGTTAAGATGAGCCACCTCGTGGCAAAGATTGATACCAAGAGTCCTGCAAAAGTTCAGCGAGCTATCGATCTTTTTGAAGAGAATATTGACATGGAAAAGCTTCTCAAGCTCGTCGAATAA
- a CDS encoding sulfatase family protein, with product MRIKFAVLFILFALVAKAEKPNVIIIFADDMGYGDMSCNGNPSIKTPHLDRMAYEGQKWTNFYVAAPVCTPSRAGLLTGRLPIRNGMCSNKRRVLFPDSQGGLPQSEYTLAEMFKSAGYETGMVGKWHLGHKAEFLPIKHGFDSWYGIPYSNDMDANRELINKVKKDKSLPWHKGKHWEEPKSEYWEVPLMQGETVLERAPNQELLTKTYTEKSQQFIRVNKDKPFFLYLAHSMPHVPLFRSNKFKDMSTMGLYGDVIEELDWSVGQVLKTVKEMGLEQQTIVVFTSDNGPWLSFKTQGGIAGPLRDGKGSTWEGGMREPTVIWGPGYVKPGIIHDLGSTLDMMATFAKMSGGKMPEVKHDSYDLSSVLQYKKASPRKEMFYYHGEKLQAVRSGRHKAIFNQAGKATELYDLNLDPGENYNLLDKKLEVITEISSLREAHLKGVEKAKNQLILR from the coding sequence ATGAGAATAAAATTTGCTGTTTTATTTATTTTGTTTGCGCTCGTCGCAAAAGCTGAAAAACCGAATGTGATTATCATTTTTGCTGATGATATGGGTTACGGTGATATGAGCTGTAACGGTAATCCATCAATTAAGACGCCACACCTAGATAGGATGGCCTATGAAGGCCAGAAGTGGACTAACTTTTACGTGGCAGCGCCAGTCTGCACGCCGAGTCGTGCGGGGCTTTTAACAGGCCGTTTGCCTATCCGCAATGGCATGTGTTCTAATAAGAGACGGGTGCTTTTTCCTGATTCTCAGGGTGGCTTGCCACAGAGTGAGTACACGCTCGCGGAAATGTTTAAATCGGCAGGTTACGAAACGGGTATGGTGGGGAAATGGCACTTGGGTCATAAGGCTGAGTTTTTACCCATCAAGCATGGTTTTGATTCTTGGTACGGGATTCCTTACTCGAATGATATGGATGCCAATCGTGAGCTGATTAATAAAGTGAAAAAAGATAAATCTTTACCCTGGCACAAGGGCAAGCACTGGGAAGAGCCGAAGTCTGAATACTGGGAAGTCCCCCTCATGCAAGGTGAGACTGTTTTAGAACGTGCGCCAAATCAAGAATTACTTACAAAGACTTATACTGAGAAGTCGCAACAATTTATTAGGGTCAATAAAGATAAACCTTTTTTCCTGTACTTAGCGCATAGTATGCCGCACGTACCCTTATTTCGATCAAATAAATTTAAAGATATGAGTACAATGGGTTTGTATGGCGACGTGATCGAAGAACTCGATTGGTCTGTGGGGCAAGTTCTCAAAACTGTTAAAGAAATGGGTTTAGAGCAACAGACTATTGTTGTGTTTACATCTGATAATGGACCATGGTTGAGCTTCAAGACTCAAGGTGGGATAGCAGGCCCATTACGAGATGGCAAAGGTTCGACTTGGGAAGGTGGCATGCGGGAGCCCACAGTGATTTGGGGGCCAGGATATGTGAAGCCGGGGATTATTCATGATTTGGGAAGTACTCTTGATATGATGGCGACCTTCGCAAAAATGAGCGGGGGTAAAATGCCAGAAGTGAAACACGATAGTTATGATCTCAGCTCAGTGTTGCAGTATAAAAAAGCAAGTCCGCGCAAAGAGATGTTTTATTACCATGGCGAAAAACTTCAAGCAGTGCGTTCAGGTCGACATAAAGCTATTTTTAATCAAGCTGGCAAAGCGACTGAGTTATATGATCTTAATCTCGATCCCGGAGAAAATTACAATCTCCTAGACAAGAAACTTGAAGTGATCACAGAGATTAGTTCATTGCGTGAGGCACACCTCAAGGGCGTAGAGAAAGCTAAAAATCAGCTTATTTTGCGTTAA
- a CDS encoding alkaline phosphatase family protein, translated as MKKKLLVINAVGLTESLINDDCPNLKYYFEKNRQYLKPPLPAVTCTSQATLLTGKSPQEHGIVANGWYFRDLAQVWLWRQSNQLVAGDKVWETLREKDPSFTTAKMFWWYNMYSSAEWSATPRPIYRADGAKHPGSYTYPMELNDELEAELGTFPLFKFWGPMTTIESTKWISDSTIHVMKKNKPNLSLVYLPHLDYNLQRLGPNDPAMAKDVRELDECIGDLRKCAEELDYEVLILSEYGIQEVDKPIHINRELRKAGLIKVRMECGEEQFDAGASDAFAVADHQLAHVYVNDKTKLAEVEELLKKVDGIADVCSGADRAKYDLDHERSGEIVCLAEKNAWFTYYYWLDDSLAPDYARAVDIHRKPGYDPVELFMRKGGELSAAKTLLKKKLGFRYLMDVIPLDATLVKGSHGVHPEKLQDGPLLIGDLSLGDEKIRDMKDFKQLVEAYFEA; from the coding sequence ATGAAAAAAAAGCTCCTAGTCATTAATGCGGTCGGTTTAACGGAAAGTTTAATTAACGATGACTGCCCTAACCTTAAGTATTACTTCGAAAAAAATCGTCAGTACTTAAAGCCGCCGCTTCCAGCGGTGACTTGTACATCACAGGCAACGCTTTTGACCGGGAAGAGTCCTCAAGAACACGGCATAGTTGCCAATGGTTGGTACTTCCGTGATTTAGCTCAAGTCTGGCTTTGGAGACAGTCGAATCAGTTAGTGGCTGGAGATAAAGTTTGGGAAACTCTTCGTGAGAAAGATCCTAGCTTTACGACCGCTAAAATGTTTTGGTGGTACAATATGTACTCCAGCGCCGAGTGGTCAGCCACACCACGACCCATTTATCGTGCCGATGGCGCCAAGCACCCCGGTTCTTATACCTACCCCATGGAGCTCAATGATGAATTGGAAGCTGAGCTTGGAACCTTTCCCTTGTTCAAGTTTTGGGGGCCGATGACGACGATTGAATCGACGAAATGGATTAGCGATAGCACAATTCATGTGATGAAGAAAAATAAACCCAATTTATCACTTGTTTACTTACCCCATTTGGATTACAATTTGCAGAGATTAGGTCCCAATGACCCTGCGATGGCCAAAGATGTCCGTGAGCTAGATGAATGTATTGGCGATTTACGCAAGTGCGCCGAGGAGCTTGATTACGAAGTTCTTATCCTCTCCGAATACGGTATACAAGAAGTGGATAAGCCGATCCATATCAATCGCGAACTTCGCAAAGCTGGACTTATTAAAGTTCGCATGGAGTGCGGTGAGGAACAATTTGATGCGGGGGCTTCGGATGCTTTTGCAGTTGCCGATCACCAGCTAGCCCATGTCTACGTCAATGATAAAACTAAGCTTGCAGAAGTAGAAGAACTTTTAAAGAAAGTCGATGGCATAGCCGATGTATGCAGTGGTGCGGATCGTGCAAAATATGATTTAGATCACGAACGTTCAGGTGAAATTGTGTGCTTAGCAGAAAAAAATGCCTGGTTCACTTATTATTACTGGTTAGATGATAGTTTAGCACCTGATTATGCGCGAGCGGTGGATATTCATCGTAAGCCAGGTTATGACCCCGTTGAACTCTTTATGCGCAAAGGCGGTGAACTGAGTGCGGCAAAAACACTTTTAAAGAAAAAATTAGGTTTTCGTTATTTGATGGATGTGATTCCATTGGATGCAACTCTCGTCAAAGGTTCGCATGGAGTGCACCCTGAGAAGCTACAAGATGGTCCCTTGCTAATTGGGGACTTGAGCCTAGGAGATGAAAAAATTCGTGATATGAAAGATTTTAAACAACTTGTCGAAGCTTACTTCGAAGCATAA
- the rbfA gene encoding 30S ribosome-binding factor RbfA, with the protein MSKDRMRSVDSTIQKELSSVFIREVFPCFECLITVTGVKTSADLRHCNVYVSVMGSNQQKEDVIRFLRDRSEEFFNHLSKRIRMKFTPVIHWHCDDTPETADRLSSLIDSIDIPSEDED; encoded by the coding sequence ATGTCAAAAGACAGAATGCGTAGCGTGGATTCAACGATCCAAAAAGAGCTCAGTTCAGTATTCATCCGAGAGGTCTTCCCCTGCTTCGAATGCCTCATTACCGTAACTGGCGTTAAAACATCTGCTGATCTCAGGCACTGCAACGTCTACGTCAGCGTGATGGGGTCAAACCAACAAAAAGAAGACGTCATTCGTTTTCTCCGCGACCGCTCAGAAGAGTTCTTTAATCACCTCAGTAAGCGTATTCGCATGAAGTTCACCCCAGTGATTCACTGGCATTGTGATGACACACCAGAAACGGCTGATCGTCTTTCTTCACTCATCGATTCTATTGATATCCCTAGCGAAGACGAAGACTAA